CAATTTGGCTTAGCTCAACCTTTGTTCTGCTTGTACAAATGACCAAACAGTGCACACATTATACAGTTGATCTACTGCTCCCTTTACACCAGAGTTAGGGGCTGGGAGAAAAGCAAGTTAATCCCTTCAATACTAAGGTGGCATTTTCAATATTTCCTACAatgtgaaaaagagaagagagggcgGCTTGATATGTGACATTTATTTAAAagagaagattaaaaagaaaaagtttgcgAGGCCTCCCCTGATACttctccaaataaataaataaacgaaTCAACAAACCCCATAAGTGTAGATAAATACTCCTGCGCctccgggaagggaggggaagggagaagggaagggaagggaagggaagggaagggaagggaagggaagggaagggaagggaagggaagggggaaaggaagggaaggggtaagagaaggggaagagaagggaacggggaagggggaaaggggaagggggaagggaagggggaaggaaagggaagggggaagggaaggggggaaggggacTTCACTGCAAAGCTGGGCTTTCAGGACAGTAACTTCGAGGCTCGAGCTGGACCCCACGGTAACAGAATGGTACTCGGGAGCCCACTCGGGGGAGGCGCCGACACCGCGCGAGGCCGCGGCCCGGGCGCGCTCCTGCCCACTCGGCAGAGGACGGGAGCAGGCGGACacccgcgccgcggggcccggctgcGGGCAGGAGGGGCGCGGAGACTGCGCACCCGCGGGAGGCACGGCAGCGCGCGGGGCCCGGGCTCCCGCTCTCAGTGTGTCGGAcccgcggagccggagccgccccTGCGGGGTCCCAGCTCCTCCGGGGGCGACACTGAGGTGCTGCGCTCAGCGCGTTGGGATCTGCCCCCGGCGGCAGGTGGAGCAcggagggaaaagcagctctgctgggagacCAGCTCCTGGCGGAGCCAGCTGCCCCGGGACAGGCCCGGGAGGGATGAGAGGGAACAGCAGCCTTTTCCCAGGCTTGGGCAAGCCGGGCAGTCCCaggcgctggggccgggcgcaGCTGGGGCCCGCTGCCCAGGGCCGGGAGCCCCGGGGGCGCGGAGCCCCCACCCGCTGACCCCGGGCGCCCCGGGCAGGCAGCGGCCGCTGCCGAGCGCGGCTCCGCCGCAGCCACGAGAGGCCTTTGAGTTTCGAGACTTCGGGCCGGGCGCAGCCGCTGCCGGGGCTCCGCAGGGAGCCGAGGCGGGCGCAGGGGAGCCCGtctcccccggggccgcccgaCAGGGCCGCGTGGGCCCCCGGCGAAGAGGGAGCGCAGGTAGCGCCAGGACGGCGGGGACAAAGGCCCGTCGGCCCTACCGCCTGTAGCCGAAGGAAggggccctggggcaggggacatcCTCCGACCCATCCCCGGGCGCGGCGCAACCGGGCCGGGTCCTGGGTTGGGCTCTGGGTGCTTGaaagccccggcggggcgggcgggcggagcgcAGGGAGGCAGCTCGCCTTAAGTAACGCGGCGGCGGTGAGGAGCCACCGGGCgacggcagggcagggcagggccggcggAGCTCCGCGGGGCGCAGCCGTGCCCGAGCGCGGCCCCTCGGGCACAAAGGGCACTGCAGATCCCAGGCGGTTACGCTGCTATTAGGAATACAGGTTGGGGACCAGCTCTCAGTTGAGCGTTGACAGGCAGGGGGAGTTTGTTTAGCGCTCAATGCGAAAGGAACAAAATCCTTTTGAAAGGGCGCTAAGTAGTTTCACGCCAAAGTGGCAGATTTGGTAAAGAATGTGCGGTGGGACAAAGCCCCGCCGCACTCGGCCGCAGTTCCCAGAGCGGCCGGAGCACTTCGGCACTCCTCACCGGGAATTCAAACACAAATAAAGCGCCAGAGCCCAAATCTCTCCGCTTCCTTCTCCCTGCCGGCCCCCGGGaagcaaagagaaacagaacCATTACAAAAAAAGAGAGCGAGGCTTAGCCGAAATGCGGCCACAACCAGCAGCCTGGAGTTGACTTTCCAAAACGGGGGAAGCTTGCTCAGAGCCTGGCATTGTGTTTCGCAGCCTAGGAAACCCTAAGAAGCTGgtacttcccccctcccttctcttttctcccaACTGGTTTGTAAATATTAACAAGGTTGTGCGAGCTATTCTTTCACACTGTGTGGATTTTTTTATCCCTGGAAAACTTCTTGGCTTCCCCTCACAGCCCCTCTCCCACTCCTTCCCTCTGCAAAGGAACACACCTGCCTGCAGCCAGGAGGATTCAAAATCAATATTGTATTTGTCacttttctgtctccttttcctctctcaaCAGCCCCGCTTGCCACTGAAGCGAATTGTGGATTTATGGAGGAAAATTAGCATAAATTATTACCAAATCTGTAAACGTGTGTGGTCTTGCTTGTGGGAAAGGGGGCTATTGCGAACCTTCCATGCAGAAAGGTGGTCCGTGATGGGCTCCATGGAATGACTGAATGGCTATTGCACGAAATAGATTTCCATTAGGTTTGCACATTGATATAATTGACTTATGTGTATTTTATACAGTTTTCCCAACACTTTCACTGAGCTTCTTATTTGAATTAGGCTTCAGAAAAACGtctatttgttttggttttctgcaCAATGGATTTGGATCCACTTTGCAAGCACTCGTACTcgccccctctcctcctccctaaTGTTGGCTTTCAAAGTAAAAGGCAAATGCTACAAGTTACATTTAAATCCTATATTGCCCAAGTCTGTCATTTGTTGCGTGCTTAACATGAGGTGAAACTTTGGGTATCAATTACCGGGATCGCTCTGCCTGCCCTAGCCCTCCGCTCACACATTCCTttgcatggaggaaaaaaaatcggACCACTTACAAACATACCTTATTTGCACTCGGAGCAGCAAATGACAACGGAAGTCGACTTTTCTTTAACTTTACAGCTTACGGGTTCCCATTTGCACCagcgttttttttttctttattcgaAAATAAAAGGTACCggtaaaaagaagaagaaaagaatgtgTCAGTCTGTGGATTTTATTTATGCCCGTGCTGCTTCTGAGCTCTTGTTTTCACAGGCATCCCAGGAGTGAACTTGGGCTGAAAGACAAAATCCGAACGGGGGATTGTTGGAAAGAAGTGCAGCGTGGGTGTGTGTATCGAGGGGGGGGGTGTTCCCCTTAAACCTACATATTTGGGGGTTCTCATTACAAAAACAGAAGCCTTCTGCCCGGTGTCCTAGGGGACGCCGGGAGGAACCTGTGCTCATTTCAGAGCATTGTCTTTCCCAAACTCTACCGAAGTCCGCGGCTCATCCGCGCCCACCTGCCGAGCGAGCGCGAGGGCCGCTTCGCTGCCCTGCCCGGCTCGCACGCAGCCCTCGGCGGGTGCTCACCGAGCGCGGCAGCCGCCAGGCTCTGAacccccgggccccggcccctCTCTGCAAGGGCGATGACACGCGGCAGGTCCCCCGCCCCGGGCTCGCCAGCTTGGCATCGCGGGGCCAAGCTCGGCTGCTCCGATTCCGAGAAATACCATTATTTCCCCATTATTCTCTAAACGACATCCTGCCCCGGGAGAGAGGGATTAGGTGGGACGGAGGGCAGCCGGGCTGCAACGAGGGGAACCCAGTTTAACAGACACGACGTCGGGTCTAGCTGCAGTGCTAAATGCGTTTTCAAGCTCCTGCAGGATTTCAGGGAGCCCTGCTTGATGGGAACTGTCCCTCAGAGAAGACTCTAACCGCAGGCAGAGCCCATCTCGCAGAAGACCGCTCTAGAGAGACGCCGGAGCGGGcgctccctcccccaccccagttATTTTTGCTGAATTAAGAAGGTGACATTATTCTTTTCTTCAAGTACTTCTGTTAATATTGAAAAACGTGCGCTTGCATTTCAAGCGAGTGCGCTCAGCCTCAGCAGCCATTTCAATATTAATGAAATTGTTTAATCTCCTAAATTCATCGTGTTTAAGTTACGTTTTGGTGAGTTATTGACCGGCTCCGAAAATATTGTTAATGGAGTGGATGTGTATTCACCACAAAGGATCTTTTTTCCAGGGCTTGCAGCTCCCGAGCCAATCTTTTATTCTGGCTCTAGAGTGACAGGATGCACCGCAGCCTCGGCAATACATATCACCCAAACTTCCCCCAGGCGCCAGGGCAAGCCTGGGACCTCCAGGGCCTGAGCCTCCTCCCGTACACCCGGCTGGCAGCGAGGTGCTCGGCGGAGCTGCGGCTCCAGGATCGGGCCGTGGCCCTGGGAGGACGCAGGAGAGCGGAGCAGAGAAAGCCGCAACTCGAGTGTTAGACACCCTGCCCGCCTGCACCTACGCGAGCGTGTGCACCGCGAAGCACAGAGGCACAAGCACAGCGTGAGCCGTTCCGGGGCTCCCGTGGAAGGTGTCAGGTTGCCCGTAGCCAGCGCAGTGGCCGGGCAGCCCGGACGGGCCGTGCGGAGGCAgcgcgggggcccggcgccgggagcggcgcgggcggcgggcggcgagagCACGCGGCGCCGCCTCGGCCGCCCGGAGCGAGCCCGGGCGCTGCGGCAGATTTTAAGGCGACTTCCACGTTTTGGCCCCAGCAGGCTCGGGGAACTACACCAACGCGCGTGGCTAGAGTGGCGGAGGAAGGCAAACTTCCCCGGGCGGGCACGGAGGAGCCCCAATATTTTCCCTGCGCCGAAATAAGCCTTCGCGAGCGAGGCAGGGGCTCGGTTGGAAGATGGCAAAGAGAAAGTCTCTCGTTACAGGGAAAAAGAGTCGCTTTAAGTTAGGCAACAATACAAATCAGATAACAATGCAGAACAAACAGAATACCACAGCCAAGCAATTTCCATGTCAAACATCCCACTGCTCGGTAGCTCCATTCGTAAGTGAATTGCAGACTAAGCTTCCTGCAAAGTCCACAGAAAGGTTAGTGCATACCTTCACCCCCCCGCACCCGCCTTACTGGGTACCATCACACCGCAATTCCGCTTGCGGAGCCTTTTCACCCCTCGCCTTGTCTTCAAATGGAAATGATTCCTATTGGCCCAAGGTGTCCATGTAAATAGGTGTAAATGAAACCAGATTATGCCTTTCtctccagccccctcctccccgctcccctccccctcctcccaagGCGATTGTCATATGATAGCGAAGAAGTGGCACATTAATGAAGCGCCTCTACAGGGGTCTTTTCTGCTCATGTCACCACATAAAACTATCAGATGGTTAGAGGAAGGACATGGAGGCAACTACTTAGCTCATCTCAGCTGCAGAGACGCAAACAAGCCCCTGCTACAGTCCAGCTGCCGGTGGTGTAAAAGAAGCTGATTCAGCCgcggaggagaagggaggggtgTACGAGAGGATTCCCCAAATCGAGCCAGCTCGCTGCCTCCTCAGGACTAAAACGGAGCAGTGGCCGGGAAGGGAGCGAGAGAGGCGCCGGAGGACCGGGCTGGGAAAGAGCCCCGACTCCCAGCTCCGTCCCGGATGCAGACTGTCAACTTCCAGCAACTTTAAGGTGGGCATATGTAGGGCTGGCGTGGAGCGGGGTGGCAGCCCGAGGGGATGGGAAGGGGGTCCCCTTCTCCTACTCCCAAGATCAAGAGGCAGAGCCACCACTAGAGTAACTTGGCtggcgcggggctgctgcggggcGGCTGCGCTGAGCGAGGCCGGACGTGGCCGGGGAAGGGCACGGCGcttcccccggcggcggcgcggggcgccggaTCACCTCCCCTGCGCCCCGTCCCCTGCCGGCGGGCCAAGCTCCGCTGCGCCCTTTCTCCGAGCGCCTCTttctccgcccccgcccccagccgCTACCTCGGCCGGGTGTCGGTGCAAACCCTCCTGGACTcacccctctcccctcaccccgaCCCCTTCCTTGTCGCTGCCCTTCTGCAGATCTCTGCGGGTCCGCTAGCGAAGATGCCTCGGCCGGGCAGAAACACTTACAGTGACCAGAAGCCTCCCTACTCCTACATCTCCCTGACCGCCATGGCGATCCAGAGCTCCCCGGAGAAGATGCTGCCCCTGAGCGAGATCTACAAGTTCATCATGGACCGGTTCCCCTACTACCGGGAGAACACGCAGCGCTGGCAGAACTCCCTCCGCCACAACCTCTCCTTCAACGACTGCTTCATCAAGATCCCGCGCCGTCCCGACCAGCCGGGCAAGGGCAGCTTCTGGGCGCTGCACCCCAGCTGCGGGGACATGTTCGAGAACGGCAGCTTCCTGCGCCGCCGCAAGCGCTTCAAGGTGGTCAAGTCGGACCACCTGGCCCCCAGCAAGCCGGCCGACGCGGCGCAGTACCTGCAGCAGCAGGCGAAGCTGCGCCTCAGCGCCCTGGCCGCCACCGGCACCCACCTGCCCCAGATGTCCACGTACAACCTCGGCGTGTCCCAGCCCTCCAGCTTTAAACACCCCTTCGCCATCGAGAACATCATCGCCAGAGAGTACAAGATGCCCGGGGGACTCGCCTTCTCCACGATGCAGCCCATGCCGGCCGCCTACCCCCTCCCCAACCAGTTGACTACGGTGGGCAGCTCCATTGGCACGAGCTGGCCCCACATGTACAGCTCCGGCATGATCGACACCGCCACCCCCATCTCCATGGCCAGCAGCGAGTACAGCGCGTACGGCGTGCCCATCAAGCCGCtctgccatggggggcagacttTGCCggccatccccgtccccatcaaGCCCACccccgcggcggtgccggcgctgcccgcgctgcccgcgcccATCCCCACCATCCTCTCGAACTCGCCCCCCTCCCTGAGCCCCACGTCCTCGCAGACCGCCACCAGCCAAAGCAGCCCGGCCACCCCCAGCGAGACTCTCACCAGCCCGGCGCCCGCCCTGCACTCGGTGGCGGTGCACTGACCCGGGCCGCCTGCgcggcctccgccgccgcccggcctccaaAGTTTCCTcgcagtcccccccccccccttcattcCTGCCTTCCTCTTCTtgtcttccccctctctcttcctttccctgcaagCAGAGAAAACTCCCCGCGGGAAAGCAGAGGTTTGCCATTCATGTGAGCCGCCTTTCTGCTTCGCCCTTTCCGCCATGCTCTCCTTCAGTGTCCCggtttctttgctgtttcttaaCTTTGTTTTCCGCTCTTTTGGGGTACAACGAAACAAACCCGAGCTGCCCTCCCGCTCCCCGCGCGGTATGAACTGCCATCTGCATCACCAGTTTTCCAAAAGTACTTCAGGCATCTTCGATTTGCTGCAGACTAGAGAAGCCTTATCCGGCTTTGCCTGTTTCCCTTCCTTTGTCTGGGGAAGAGCAGGGTTTTTATATGGGACCGATCTTTAAAACCATAAACAGTGTGAAATAGCTGCAGTCTCACGGCATGAGAGCAGCAATGTTTCCAGCCTCCAAGTAACAAACAGCTTGGATCTTGGAAACCCTGGAAAATGCTTGTTtcctctgtgcgtgtgtgtgcattttgCTGTTACGAAAAAGGGCAGAACTGCTACAGGGCGAGACCGCAGGACCTCCACGCTGGGTCACCGTGAAAACCAGCAGTGCGCCAGGAGCCGGGGCCACACAGGTTCAGGCGgggcgggcgagcggcggcggctccccgggggcggcgggggcgcgggctgCGCCGAGGCAGTGGCACCCGCGCGggtggccgcgccgcgccgcgccgcgccgcctggcagcgcagcgcagcgcagcgcagagcAGCGCAGAGCAGCGCGCACCGTCGCTgcccccgcagcgcccgcctCGCTGCAAATCCTGGACCGGCACCTGCACTGCAAGTCCAAGGAGGTCCCCTCTGCAGTACCTGTTGTAACGCCAATGGTTACTGTAGGTTTCAGgcggaagagagagagaagttaatTTGTCTGTTGACCTCTGATTCATTTGAAGGTTTGGGGAGCTGGGCgtttatttttcaattttgtaGCTATTTATTTCatagcttaaaaacaaacaaaattaataataaaaataaatccgtTACAAAGCACACAACCCAGCGTAGCTTACGAAAAGCTGCTGAAGTCACTGGTAAATAGTGGAGAAGTATCACAACAGCAGGTCCAAACTGTGGAGGTAATCCCGATTTCTGCTAGAGCTTTGCAGACAAGCAGAGAGGGGGCTAGGGAAACTGTAAATGTTTGTGAATAGGAATGATTATAAAAATGTGTAAAATGCACTTTTGTTTGATATACTCCTTTCTAGTTTTAGGTAGTTTGCTGGAAACTGAACTGTTGTTCTGTTGTAAACTGCTtaagttaagaaaaaagaaaaaaagaaaaaacccacaaaacgcATTAGTGTCTATCAAAGCTGTAAAGAAattcctttttaacttttttcctgtACAGAATAAGCATGACATTTTAAATATTGATGTTCTTGTTCCCAGCATGTGTGTTTTAAGACAAAGGTTAAAAAAGTGTCTACGTTAAATTATGAACCTAGTCGTCCAAAtaatattttctcattaaaatacGTAAATGCAGATTTAGTTTCTTATTTGTCTTTTTGAAGAGTTTGCACGAGAAGAGAGCATTAGTTCATGAAAAAGGAATGACATCTTTTCAATATTTAGATAACCTATATAGCATTTTCACGTGAGGTTGCTATAAATACAATTATTAACATACTGCAACGTTAGATAAAGCAGTCATTATCGATGGGTTACCAAGGAAATAACATACGtgtgttttctgtattttggctatatatatatacacacacatatatgcatttgCATATCATATACAGCTATACTGAATACATACACATATTGCATATATGCATGTGTGGGTACATATTTATCGCTTACTTACTCCCAGTTAAATTTCTCTAGTAAGGATAAAATTAGTGAACTTCTACAATATACAGTAAacataaaagacaaaaaactttaaagaattattttcaaGGCTCAGAATACTGAATTTTtgtcatttgtattttttttcttacaagcaAGAggcatttcaaaatctttttcaggTTAAACGTAGAACGCTGTAGTCTTTTATTTGTGATTTAAACCTCCTAAAGCACTGTAATTACTTCAACTATTGTTAGTATTTCCCCATCTCTATTAATCGCAGTTTTAAAAAGCGGTAGGTTGGAAACTTTAACACTcaaaattttattcattttttttctgtaaaccaATATACAGCCACTTTTTAAAAGTAAGGTCAATGTAGTTACAATGAAAACTAGATCCCGAGCACCTTCCAGTGGGGTTCTTCAATTCTTTTAGGGATCTTACAAGG
This Apteryx mantelli isolate bAptMan1 chromosome 15, bAptMan1.hap1, whole genome shotgun sequence DNA region includes the following protein-coding sequences:
- the FOXB1 gene encoding forkhead box protein B1, whose amino-acid sequence is MPRPGRNTYSDQKPPYSYISLTAMAIQSSPEKMLPLSEIYKFIMDRFPYYRENTQRWQNSLRHNLSFNDCFIKIPRRPDQPGKGSFWALHPSCGDMFENGSFLRRRKRFKVVKSDHLAPSKPADAAQYLQQQAKLRLSALAATGTHLPQMSTYNLGVSQPSSFKHPFAIENIIAREYKMPGGLAFSTMQPMPAAYPLPNQLTTVGSSIGTSWPHMYSSGMIDTATPISMASSEYSAYGVPIKPLCHGGQTLPAIPVPIKPTPAAVPALPALPAPIPTILSNSPPSLSPTSSQTATSQSSPATPSETLTSPAPALHSVAVH